In Mycolicibacterium aubagnense, the DNA window CGTGGCGTGGTACAACGGCCATCCCGATTTCGCCGACGCCGCGTTCGATTTGTCGGGCCATCGCGTGGTCATTGTCGGCAACGGCAACGTCGCGCTCGACGTGGCCCGGATCCTCACCACCGACCCCGACCGGCTGGCCGCCACCGACATCGCGCCGTACGCATTGAAAGCGTTGCGGCAGAGCAAGATCGAGGAAGTGACCGTCGTCGGCCGGCGGGGGCTCGCACAGTCGGCATTCACCGTGCCGGAGCTTGTCGGCCTGACGTCCATGCCCGATGTGGACGTCGTCGTCTCCCCGCAGGACCTGGCGACACTGCCGGATACCGATCCGCGGGCCCGCGTCTTGCGCGACCTGCCGCGACGTCCCGGCAACCGCCGGATCGTGTTGGAGTACTTGCAGTCACCCACCGCCATTGCGCGCACCACGGCCGGACTGGAAATCGAATTCGCCCGGGGCGAACTGGTGGCCGCGGCCGACGGCACCACGAAGGTCAAGCCGACCGGCGACCTGCACAGCGTCTCTGCCGGTCTTGTGTTGACGTCAATCGGATACCGCGGGCGGCCGGTCGCGAGCCTGCCGTTCGACGACGCGCACGGAACCGTCCCGCACAACGAAGGCCGGGTCGACGGTGTCGCCGCCACCTACGTCGCCGGCTGGATCAAGCGCGGCCCGACGGGATTCATCGGCACCAACAAGTCCTGCGCGCAGGAGACCGTGCGCAGTCTGGTGGCCGACTACAACGCGGGGTTGTTGGCCTGACGGTCCGCCAGCGCGGCGACCACCGCAACGAGCGGTTCGTCGCGGCTGACCTCGAACCCGATGGCCCGCGCGGCGCCGTCGATGACGTACCACGTGAAGTCGGCCAGGTGCGCGATCATCTCGTCGCGGCTGTGCATCGGCGCCGGACTGCGGACCCAGGCGAACAGTGTCTCCTCGACCATGGTCACGATCGCCAGCGGGACGAGCTTGAACGCGCTGTCGTCGACGCCGATCGCCAGCGTGATGGCAGTGATGATGCCGTCCGCCCGTTCGATGATGCGTAGCTTCAGCTCACCGACAGCGTCGAGCGTCTCGTCGCCCTCGAACGACGGGCCGTTGCGCGCGAACTCGTTCAGCCGCGGGTGATCGATCATCCAGTCCGCGACCGCTTCGATGGTCCGGGTCAGGATTTCCCGCAGTGAGCCGTCGGTGATGTCGAGTTTGCCGACGAGGATGGACCCGAAGTCGTCGATCAGATACGACCGCACCCGGCGTTCGAGCTCATCCTTGCCGGAGGTCTGCCGGTAGATCACCGACTTGGCGACGCCGGCGCGCTTGGCGATGGCCGCGATGGAGATGTCGGCGCCGGGCGGGCTCTCCTCCAATAGCTCGATCATCGCCAGCAGGATTTGGGACCGGCGTTCGGCATTGTGCTGTTCCCACCGCGCCTCGTAGCCACTCACCGACGCAGGGTTCGGGGCCACAGACATGTGTCTCACGGTAGCCGCTACGCCGTCGAGTGACGCCTGCCATACCCCTGTCACACATCGCAGCGCGGTCTCGTCCAACCGATATGACGACAACACCACGCATCGCGCCCCTGCCCCCACAACGTGCCGGCCTGCTGACCCGGCTCATGTACCGCTACGCCAAGCGTGAGTTCGGCGAGGTGCCCGAACCGTTCGCGGTCGCGGCGCACCACCCGCGGCTGCTGGTCGCCAACGCCGTGCACGAGGGCCTGCTGAAGAGCGGCTCGAAGACGCTGCCCGGCGCGGTCCGCGACCTCGCCGTGTTCTGGACCGCCCGCACGGTCGGCTGCTCCTGGTGCATCGACTTCGGCACCATGCTGATGCGCCTCGAGAGCCTGGACGTCGAGCGCCTCAAGCACATCGACGCCTACGCGACCTCACCACTGTTCACCGACGACGAGCGGGCCGCCATCGCCTACGCCAACGCGATGACGACCGATCCGCACACCGTCACCGACGAACAGGTAGACGACCTCAAACGCCGGTTCGGCGAGGCGGGGGTCATCGAGCTGACCTATCAGATCGGTGTGGAGAACATGCGATCCCGGATGTACGCCGCGCTCGGCATCACCGAACAGGGCTTCAGCTCTGGTGAAGCATGCCGGGTGCCATGGGAGGCCCAGTCGCAGTGATCCCGGGGCACTTTCTTCAACACGTCGCCAGGTGGTAGAACACGTTACAGAAATAGCGGCCCCCGCCGCTGAAACCACCTGCTCAGCGAGGAGCATCCATGCACTGGTACACCGGCAACACGTTCTATGACACGGTGCTGACCGCTGCCTTCGCCTTCGCCGCGTTCGTGATCATCGGCGGGTTCTTCGCGCAGAGTTCGTACGGGCGTTTCTCGACGACGAAACTCGGCTTGAACCTCAACCCGAAGCTCGGCTGGTGGCTGATGGAGCTCCCGGCGACCGTGGTGTTCCTGATCAGTTACCTGGCCGGGCCGCACCGGTTCGAGCCGACCTCCCTGGTGCTCGCCGGGATCTGGCTGCTGCACTATGCCAACCGGGGCTGGTTCTTTCCGCTCGCGATCCGCCAGGTGCCGGGTAAGCGTGGCACCTTCAACGTGTCGGTCATCGTGATGGGCATGCTCGTCACGTCGATGCACGGCTACCTCAACGGGACCATGTTCAGCCACGACTTCTTCGGGCAGTACACCACCGCATGGCTGACCGACCCCCGATTCCTGGTGGGCCTGGTGGTCTACCTGTGCGGTTTCGCGCTGCTGGTCAACTCCGAATCGATCGTGCGGAACCTGCGCGACAAGAACAATCCCGGCGGTGCGGAGTACCGGATTCCGTTCGGTGGTGGCTTCCGGTTCGTCACCAGCCCGGCGTACCTCGGCGAGCTCATCGCCTGGTCCGGCTTCGCGCTCCTGACCTGGGCGCTGCCCGGCGTCGTCATCCTGTTGATCACGGCGGGCAATCTGATTCCCCGGGCGCTGGGCACCCACACCTGGTACCACGAGAAGTTTCCCGAGTACCCCACCGACCGCAAGGCGTTGATCCCCTACGTCCTGTAGGAACAACTAGCGGGATCACAGCGGCGAGCCGCTAATCAGACTTCAGCGGCGACGCCGTGAACTTGTCCGGGTTCGCGATGTCCCACAGCGCGATGACCCTGCCGTCGCGCACGGTCATCGCGGTGACCCGGGGCAGCATCTCCGGGCGACCGCCGTCGGCCGGCAGGCCTGGGGTGTAGGCGCCGAGCTCACCATTGATAAGCGCCAGCTGGGACGTCGAAAGCCATTGCGGCCCATAACGCCTGGCCAACCCGAACAGGAACCGCGCCACCTTGTCCGCGCCGACGATCGTGCGGGGTGCGGTCGGGGCCCGACGGTTGGAGTCGCCGGTGAACGTCGCGTCGGGGTGCAAGAGTGCGACGACCGCGGCCATGTCGCCACCGGCCAGCGCGGCCATCAGCTTGCCGACGGTCTCGTTGTGCCCGGCGTCCGGCGGCGGTGCCGGGGCCGCGGCGACCGCGCGCCGGGCGCGTGACGCGAGTTGACGCGCTCCGGCGTCCGTCACGCCCAGCACCGACGCGATCTCGGAGAACGGCACCGCGAAACCGTCGTGCAGGACGAAGGCCACCCGCTGATCGGGGGTCAGCCGCTCCAGCACCACCATCGCGGCGAAACGCGCGTCTTCCCCCGCGACCACGGCGGCCAACGGATCGGCAGCGTCGAATCCGGTCACCACCGGCTCGGGCAGCCACTCACCGAAATACGCCTCGCGGCGGTGTGCGGCGGACCGCAGCCGGTCCAGGCCGAGGCGGCTGACGACGGTCGTCAGCCAGGCGCGCGGTTCGGCGATGGCGTCGACATCTGCTCCATGCCAGCGCAACCAGGCGTCTTGCACGATGTCCTCGGCGTCGGCGTACACGCCGGTCAGCCGGTAGGCGACAGACAGCAGGTGCGGGCGCAGCCGCTCGAACTCGTCGGTGCCCTGCGCGGTGGTCACCCCACCAACCTACGACTCGTCGCTTCGAGGCGGCGAACCGTAGCATCTTCTGGTCAATCGTCAGGAGTGAGCGGGGAGCGTAGATGACGGCAAGTGCACCGGACATCATCGCCCGGGACAAAGGCCTCAAACGGGGCGCCCTCGGTCTGGTGTCCAGCGTGGTGGTCGGGCTGGCCTCCACGGCGCCCGCATACAGCCTGGCCGCGACACTCGGCCTGGTCATCGCCGCCGGCGGCACGCTGCTCGCCGGGGTGAAAGCGCCTGCGATCATGCTCATCTCGTTCGTTCCGATGTACCTCATCGCCGTCGCCTATCAGGAGTTGAACAAAGCCGAGCCGGACTGCGGCACCACATTCACCTGGGCCGCACGGGCATTCGGGCCCGTGGTCGGCTGGCTCGGCGGCTGGGGCATCATCGCCTCCGACGTCATCGTGATGGCGAATCTGGCGCAGATCGCCGGGTCGTACTCGTTCACGTTCGTCGGCGACCTGGGCTGGCATTCGGCTGCCGGACTGGCCGGCAGCACGCTGTGGTCGACGGTGGCAGGCGTCATCTGGATCGTCCTGATGACGTACATCTGCTATCGCGGCATCGAGGTGTCGGCCCGGTTGCAGTATGTGCTGTTGACCGTCGAGGTGGTCGTGCTGATCGTGGTGTCGGTCGTCGCGCTGGTGAAGGTGTACACGCACCACGGGCACGCCTACTCGGTCATGCCGTCGTGGTCCTGGTTCTGGCCCGGCGGAATGGATTTCGGGACGGTGATCGCCCCGGCGGTGCTGGCCACCATATTCATCTACTGGGGTTGGGACACCGCGGTGGCGTGCAACGAGGAGTCGGACGATCCGGGCCGCACCCCAGGCCGGGCCGCCGTCATCTCGACGTTCCTGTTGCTCGCCACCTATGCGCTGGTGACGGTCTCGACCATCGCGTTCGCCGGCGTGGGCACCACAGGCATCGGGTTGGGCAACCAGGAGAACGCCAAGGACGTGTTCACCGCAATCGGACCGTCCTTGTTCGGCGACAGCGTGATCGGGAAAATCGGCATGCTACTGCTGTCGGCATCGATCCTGACCTCTGCGGCGGCCTCGACGCAGACCACCATCATGCCGACCGCGCGCACCACCCTGTCGATGGGCGTATACCGTGCGCTGCCACAGAGTTTCGCGAAGATTCACCGGCAGTACCTGACACCCACCACCTCGACCATCGTGATGGGCGTGGTGTCGGTGCTGTGCTACGTGCTGTTCACCGCCATCAGCGTCGACCTGTTGACGGCCCTCATCGGTTCCGTCGGCCTGATGATCGCGTTCTACTACGCCCTGACCGGTTTCGCCTGCACGTGGTTCTACCGAAAGACGTTGACCCACACCGCGCGTGACTTCATGATGCGGGGCCTGTTGCCACTGCTCGGCGGCATTACGCTGTCCGTGGTGTTCGGCTACGGCCTGATCCAGTACAGCAAGCCCGATTGGCTCAAGGACCAAAACCACCACGACGTAACCATTTTCGGCTACGGGGCGGTGGGCGTGGTCGGTGTCGTCGGGCTGCTGCTCGGGGTGGTGCTGATGTTCGCCTGGCGCGTCGCACAGCCGGAATACTTCCGTGGACTGACGCTGCCGCGGCGGCATGATCTCGTGCTGGACACCCCGGCCTCTGTTCCTTCCGGACCGGCCCACTTCGGGCTGCCCGACTCCGGCGACATGCCGACGGTCATCGCGCCCGACCTGTCGAACCTGCCGCCGGGTGAGGTCGCGGTGGATACGGCAACGGGCAAGGAATTCCGCCACAACTAGACATTTGCCGCACGGAGAAAGCTACCGTCTACACGTGTCGAACAAGCCGTCCATCAATCCGGTGCGCTGGACCCCGCCGCCGGTCGACGCCCTTCCCGATTTCCCGTCCGCCGAACTCACCATCGTGCCGATGCCGGGCGATGCGCCTGAAGACGTGGTCGTCGGTGCCGACGGTGCGCTATGGACGGGTCTGGTCGACGGGCGGATCGTGCGGGTCTCGCCCGACGGCAGCACGGATGTCGTGGCCGACACCGGCGGCCGTCCGCTGGGGCTGCACGCGGCACGGGACGGAAGACTGCTGGTCTGCGACAGCTACCGGGGGCTGCTGTCCATGGACCCCGGCACCGGCGCCCTGGAGGTGCTGGTGGCCGATATCGACGGCCGGCCCCTTCGGTTCTGTTCGAATGTGACGGAAACCGACGACGGCACAATCTATTTCACCGAGTCCACCAGCTCGTTCCACTACGAGCATTTCCGGGCGGCGATCCTGGAGGCTCGCGGCGACGGCGGTCTGTACAAGCTGGCGACCGACGGCACGGTCAGCACGCTGCTCTCGGGGCTGTACTTCGCCAACGGCTTGACCGTGACCGCTGATGGCACCGCGCTGGTGTTCGCCGAGACGCAGGGCCGCCGACTGTCGAAATACTGGCTGTCCGGACCGCAGGCCGGAACTGTCACGCCGTTGGCCGTGAACCTGCCGGGCATGCCCGACAACATCTCGACGGGCGCCGACGGCCGGATCTGGGTCGCGTTCGTCACCCCGATCAATGCCGCCGCGGAATGGCTGGCCCCGCGGCCGACGATCCTGCGGCAGCTGGTCTGGCGGCTGCCGGAGGCACTGCAACCGCAGATGCCGTTGGAGGTGTGGGCCGTCGCCTTCGACCCCGACAGCGGCGCCGCGGTCGCCGGGGTCCGCATGCGGCACCGGCAGTTCGGTCAGGTCACCGGGCTCGTCGAGCACAGTGGTCGGTTGTGGATGAGCTCCATCGGGGTCCCGGCACTGGCCCACTGTGCGCTGCCGTAACCGCGCCAAGCCCCGCGCTCGGCGTCACAACGTGAAATCACTCACGTAACTTCAACCCCATTTGTCACAGCGCGGCAACACGGAAACCCGTGTTCGGTCGCCTAATCTGGCGACACCATGGCGACCACCCGATCCACGGCACAACGCGCTGCAGCCCTGGCAGCAGCGTTATTTCTGACGGCCGCACCGGCGCTGGCCAATGCCGAACCCGACCCACCGGCCGCTGATCCCTGCCCGTACCGGGTCAACACCCCGCCCGCGGTCGACCAGTCCGAGGTGCCGAAAGCCGGCGACCCGCCCGCGCCCGTCCCCGTACCGGCCACCCCGCTCGGCGGTGACCTGATGGGTGGCTGCGGCGTCGTCGCCGCGCCCGACATGCCACCGCTGCCCGGCGACGTCTCGGCTGACGCCTGGATCCTCGCCGACCTGGACAGCGGCGACATCATCGCCGCCAAGGATCCGCACGGCCGGCACCGCCCGGCCAGCATCATCAAGGTGCTGATCGCGACCCAGGCGCTGCGCGAACTGCCCGTCAACAAGCGGGTCACCGGCACCGTGGATGATGCCAACGCCGAGGGCACCCGGGTCGGCGTCGACGACGGCGGCGTCTACACCGTCAACGACCTGCTGCACGGCCTGCTCATGCACTCCGGCAACGATGCGGCGCACGCGCTGGCGATGCAGGTCGGCGGCATGGACACCGCGATCACCAAGATCAACGATCTGGCATCCAAGCTCGGCGGCCGCGACACCCGGGCGGCCACCCCGTCCGGCCTCGACGGACCCGGCATGAGCACTTCGGCCTACGACATGGGCCTGTTCTACCGCTACGCCTGGCAGAACCCGACGTTCGCCTCCATCGTCGCGACGCAGAAGTACAACTTCCCCGGACATCCGGCCAAGCCGGGCGAACCCGGTGACCACCCGGGCTACGAGCTCGAGAACGACAACAAGCTGCTCTACAACTACCCGGGCGCACTCGGCGGCAAGACGGGTTACACCGACGA includes these proteins:
- a CDS encoding FAD-dependent oxidoreductase, with the protein product MPHVITQSCCSDASCVYACPVNCIHPTPDEPDFHTAEMLYIDPVECVDCGACVTACPVDAIKHDGSLEPTEKVFLELNADFYREPRPRALLAPVVPPLQVRAPGALRVAIVGSGPAAMYAADEVLTIPAARVRMYERLPQPGGLARFGVAPDHRRTRGVSRQFDTICADPRLELVTGVEVGTDITHQQLLAVHDAVIYAVGTSTDRPLDVPGADLPGVSSATRFVAWYNGHPDFADAAFDLSGHRVVIVGNGNVALDVARILTTDPDRLAATDIAPYALKALRQSKIEEVTVVGRRGLAQSAFTVPELVGLTSMPDVDVVVSPQDLATLPDTDPRARVLRDLPRRPGNRRIVLEYLQSPTAIARTTAGLEIEFARGELVAAADGTTKVKPTGDLHSVSAGLVLTSIGYRGRPVASLPFDDAHGTVPHNEGRVDGVAATYVAGWIKRGPTGFIGTNKSCAQETVRSLVADYNAGLLA
- a CDS encoding SMP-30/gluconolactonase/LRE family protein produces the protein MSNKPSINPVRWTPPPVDALPDFPSAELTIVPMPGDAPEDVVVGADGALWTGLVDGRIVRVSPDGSTDVVADTGGRPLGLHAARDGRLLVCDSYRGLLSMDPGTGALEVLVADIDGRPLRFCSNVTETDDGTIYFTESTSSFHYEHFRAAILEARGDGGLYKLATDGTVSTLLSGLYFANGLTVTADGTALVFAETQGRRLSKYWLSGPQAGTVTPLAVNLPGMPDNISTGADGRIWVAFVTPINAAAEWLAPRPTILRQLVWRLPEALQPQMPLEVWAVAFDPDSGAAVAGVRMRHRQFGQVTGLVEHSGRLWMSSIGVPALAHCALP
- a CDS encoding TetR/AcrR family transcriptional regulator → MSVAPNPASVSGYEARWEQHNAERRSQILLAMIELLEESPPGADISIAAIAKRAGVAKSVIYRQTSGKDELERRVRSYLIDDFGSILVGKLDITDGSLREILTRTIEAVADWMIDHPRLNEFARNGPSFEGDETLDAVGELKLRIIERADGIITAITLAIGVDDSAFKLVPLAIVTMVEETLFAWVRSPAPMHSRDEMIAHLADFTWYVIDGAARAIGFEVSRDEPLVAVVAALADRQANNPAL
- a CDS encoding D-alanyl-D-alanine carboxypeptidase family protein, producing MATTRSTAQRAAALAAALFLTAAPALANAEPDPPAADPCPYRVNTPPAVDQSEVPKAGDPPAPVPVPATPLGGDLMGGCGVVAAPDMPPLPGDVSADAWILADLDSGDIIAAKDPHGRHRPASIIKVLIATQALRELPVNKRVTGTVDDANAEGTRVGVDDGGVYTVNDLLHGLLMHSGNDAAHALAMQVGGMDTAITKINDLASKLGGRDTRAATPSGLDGPGMSTSAYDMGLFYRYAWQNPTFASIVATQKYNFPGHPAKPGEPGDHPGYELENDNKLLYNYPGALGGKTGYTDDAGQTFVGAADHDGRRLVAILLHGTRVPIAPWEQAAHLLDYGFATPPGTKVGKLIEPDPSLTQHKPDAKHPTAAQAMDALPPADALPIRVGVGVVGGAIVLSLMMAARSINRRPQHSNR
- a CDS encoding phosphatidylethanolamine N-methyltransferase family domain-containing protein, producing the protein MHWYTGNTFYDTVLTAAFAFAAFVIIGGFFAQSSYGRFSTTKLGLNLNPKLGWWLMELPATVVFLISYLAGPHRFEPTSLVLAGIWLLHYANRGWFFPLAIRQVPGKRGTFNVSVIVMGMLVTSMHGYLNGTMFSHDFFGQYTTAWLTDPRFLVGLVVYLCGFALLVNSESIVRNLRDKNNPGGAEYRIPFGGGFRFVTSPAYLGELIAWSGFALLTWALPGVVILLITAGNLIPRALGTHTWYHEKFPEYPTDRKALIPYVL
- a CDS encoding APC family permease, with protein sequence MTASAPDIIARDKGLKRGALGLVSSVVVGLASTAPAYSLAATLGLVIAAGGTLLAGVKAPAIMLISFVPMYLIAVAYQELNKAEPDCGTTFTWAARAFGPVVGWLGGWGIIASDVIVMANLAQIAGSYSFTFVGDLGWHSAAGLAGSTLWSTVAGVIWIVLMTYICYRGIEVSARLQYVLLTVEVVVLIVVSVVALVKVYTHHGHAYSVMPSWSWFWPGGMDFGTVIAPAVLATIFIYWGWDTAVACNEESDDPGRTPGRAAVISTFLLLATYALVTVSTIAFAGVGTTGIGLGNQENAKDVFTAIGPSLFGDSVIGKIGMLLLSASILTSAAASTQTTIMPTARTTLSMGVYRALPQSFAKIHRQYLTPTTSTIVMGVVSVLCYVLFTAISVDLLTALIGSVGLMIAFYYALTGFACTWFYRKTLTHTARDFMMRGLLPLLGGITLSVVFGYGLIQYSKPDWLKDQNHHDVTIFGYGAVGVVGVVGLLLGVVLMFAWRVAQPEYFRGLTLPRRHDLVLDTPASVPSGPAHFGLPDSGDMPTVIAPDLSNLPPGEVAVDTATGKEFRHN
- a CDS encoding carboxymuconolactone decarboxylase family protein is translated as MTTTPRIAPLPPQRAGLLTRLMYRYAKREFGEVPEPFAVAAHHPRLLVANAVHEGLLKSGSKTLPGAVRDLAVFWTARTVGCSWCIDFGTMLMRLESLDVERLKHIDAYATSPLFTDDERAAIAYANAMTTDPHTVTDEQVDDLKRRFGEAGVIELTYQIGVENMRSRMYAALGITEQGFSSGEACRVPWEAQSQ
- a CDS encoding sigma-70 family RNA polymerase sigma factor, whose translation is MTTAQGTDEFERLRPHLLSVAYRLTGVYADAEDIVQDAWLRWHGADVDAIAEPRAWLTTVVSRLGLDRLRSAAHRREAYFGEWLPEPVVTGFDAADPLAAVVAGEDARFAAMVVLERLTPDQRVAFVLHDGFAVPFSEIASVLGVTDAGARQLASRARRAVAAAPAPPPDAGHNETVGKLMAALAGGDMAAVVALLHPDATFTGDSNRRAPTAPRTIVGADKVARFLFGLARRYGPQWLSTSQLALINGELGAYTPGLPADGGRPEMLPRVTAMTVRDGRVIALWDIANPDKFTASPLKSD